The Candidatus Micrarchaeota archaeon genome contains the following window.
AACTTTCCTCTTCAAACTTGTCTGAGAGTTCTCTGTACACATTGCAGAAGAGACTTGGGTCGGATGATGTCAATGTCAATACTTGAAGGGACATGGTGTTATCGTTCAATGTGTATATGGAATCCTCGATATCGGATACTGATGATTTGGTGATATTGATACCTATGAAAATGCCTATCAGGAACACTAAACCGCTGATCACGAACGCTATTGCGTACACTTCCCAAGTGAAACCCTCTGTCCCATGCCTTTTCTTTGTCGGCGGTTCTATCTCGTTCCCCAAATGTATCCCCCTCCTCTCAGTTCCTGCCAGAAGGTTATTATCCAGACCGCTACCCAGATGTAACCGTAGAAGAATACGTATGATATGAAAGGAACGATGTCCTTCATACCCACCCTCTTTTCCCCTGCTCTACTACGGAGCACGTTCACAAGGTAGGCTGTGTAAGGTATTCCGATAATCAGAACAACGACGGTAGTCAGCATGAGTGGGTCTATCGAAAGGAGCAGAGAACTCAAGTATCCCAACCTCTCCGTCCACAACCCGTTGTAGAGCACATTTCTCAGTATTCCTATCGCGAATATGACAAGCGGTATGGAATAAACGAAATCGAACATCATACCGAAGAACACAAAATCACCGTACTTAGGCGAGTACAACCTACGATGGTATATCCTGTTCCATATACCTCCGCGTAACCATCTCACTCTTTGTTTGATCAGTTTGAACAACGTGTCCGGCACAACAGTGTAAGAAAACGCGTCCAAGGAGGCCCTTATCTTGTACCCATGTCTCTGCAGGTTGATAGCTATTTCCTGGTCTTCGGTGAGACTGTTTTTATTGAACCCGCCTACCTCGAAGAACGGCTCTCTTCTGAACATGCTAAGTCCGCCGGGTGTGACATAGACGGATTCTACACCCATGATCAATCTCCTAAGCACTAATATAATGTCGTATTCTATGGCCTGAACCTTCTCTATCAAATTCTTTGGGTCGTATACCCTTACCGCACCGGTTACCGCGGCAACGTCCTTCTCCCGGAAATACGCGATCAACCTTCTAAATGCCTGTGTATCGACCCTCGAGTCCGAGTCGAGCGTTGCGATGAACTCCCCTGTAGACCTTTCTGCACCGTAGTTCTTGGCGTCTGCAGCGCCACCGTTCGGTTTCCGATATACCTTCACGCCGTACTTGGTATATTCCCTTGCTATATCATAGGTATCATCGGTAGACCCGTCATCCACAACGATCACTTCGAGTTTATCTTCGGGATAATCCGAAGCCAG
Protein-coding sequences here:
- a CDS encoding glycosyltransferase family 2 protein, producing MYDPVWTAFTYISAFILLYVNVIYIALLIRFRKLVHWSPEPVPDEDLPKISVVIPAYNESENIRASIESVLASDYPEDKLEVIVVDDGSTDDTYDIAREYTKYGVKVYRKPNGGAADAKNYGAERSTGEFIATLDSDSRVDTQAFRRLIAYFREKDVAAVTGAVRVYDPKNLIEKVQAIEYDIILVLRRLIMGVESVYVTPGGLSMFRREPFFEVGGFNKNSLTEDQEIAINLQRHGYKIRASLDAFSYTVVPDTLFKLIKQRVRWLRGGIWNRIYHRRLYSPKYGDFVFFGMMFDFVYSIPLVIFAIGILRNVLYNGLWTERLGYLSSLLLSIDPLMLTTVVVLIIGIPYTAYLVNVLRSRAGEKRVGMKDIVPFISYVFFYGYIWVAVWIITFWQELRGGGYIWGTR